One Candidatus Woesearchaeota archaeon DNA window includes the following coding sequences:
- a CDS encoding stage II sporulation protein M, with amino-acid sequence MMKKNIQKIGDEYKNQWKYFKEHRKICYPVITLFGAITILGLGYDRILIGIQEQIVSEIISMVTGKTMIGTIIMIIRQNLISNILAFLLGFTIIYPLIVLTTNSYLIGAITSRKIEELGFWVALRLLPHGIFEVPAFILAITAGLSVGLSVFKADKHPYRKEFISGLKFFLLVIIPLLIIAGIIEGILVFETGSTLTTIA; translated from the coding sequence ATGATGAAAAAGAACATCCAAAAAATCGGGGATGAATACAAAAATCAGTGGAAATATTTCAAAGAACACAGAAAAATCTGTTATCCTGTCATCACACTATTCGGGGCAATCACAATATTGGGCCTTGGATATGACAGAATCCTGATAGGGATCCAGGAACAGATCGTGAGCGAAATAATCAGCATGGTCACAGGGAAGACAATGATCGGGACAATAATCATGATAATAAGACAGAACCTGATCAGCAACATCCTCGCATTCCTCCTTGGATTCACCATCATATACCCGCTGATTGTGCTGACTACCAATTCATACCTCATAGGAGCAATAACGTCGAGAAAAATTGAGGAACTTGGATTCTGGGTCGCACTCAGACTCCTGCCGCACGGCATATTCGAAGTGCCTGCATTCATACTCGCCATAACTGCAGGACTAAGTGTCGGCCTTTCTGTGTTCAAGGCAGACAAGCATCCATACAGAAAGGAGTTCATCAGCGGCCTGAAATTCTTCCTGCTTGTGATAATCCCGTTGCTCATAATCGCAGGGATAATAGAAGGGATTCTTGTGTTCGAGACAGGAAGCACATTGACCACAATCGCATGA
- a CDS encoding minichromosome maintenance protein MCM, with amino-acid sequence MDPTEQVKKFEEFLEQNYLAKLLENARKGLNSLTIDFGELSKFDPELADELLDYPEDVIKAAEIAVMNFDLPEEIKKFRIRVSNLSSAQDIMIKDIRSKHINKVFKIIGVVRQKSDVRPQVTTAKFECPSCGNVISVLQLETSFKEPTRCSCGRKGKFILAEKDLVDAQGIVLEEAPEMLEGGAQPKRMNVILKDDLVSPISDRKTNPGNKIIINGIVKEVPIILRTGGTSTRFDLMIEGNYIEPVDEDFSDIQISEEEQKEINDLAQDKNIFKRLAQSIAPSIYGHEKVKEALILQLFGGVKKTRPDGMVTRGDMHTLLVGDPGAGKSQLLKLVSAIAPKARWVTGKGATGAGLTAAVVKDEFLKGWSLEAGALVLANRGFCMIDELDKMGKEDRSAMHEALEQQTVTISKANIQATLRAETSVLAAANPKFGRFDPYGNIADQIDLPMTLVNRFDLIFPIRDIPDKERDEVMAKFILMLHQAKITKEPEISPHLLRKYISYARQTCRPELTDVALEEIKEYYVKMRSSGIEEGRVTAIPISARQLEALVRLAEASAKTRLSDKVTKKDSKKAIELVHYCLSQIGIDPETGKIDIDRISTGVTASQRSKIITIKDIISELEAKLGKNNIHMEAIVKEAGEKGIDEETVEEVIEKLKRSGDIFEPRRGFIQKI; translated from the coding sequence TTGGATCCGACAGAACAAGTCAAGAAATTCGAGGAATTCCTGGAGCAGAACTACCTCGCCAAACTTCTTGAGAATGCCAGGAAAGGGCTGAACTCACTCACAATCGACTTCGGAGAGCTCTCGAAATTCGACCCTGAGCTGGCAGACGAACTGCTTGATTATCCTGAAGATGTCATAAAGGCGGCAGAGATAGCAGTCATGAACTTCGACCTTCCTGAAGAGATAAAGAAATTCAGGATCAGAGTCTCAAACCTCTCCTCGGCACAGGACATCATGATAAAGGACATAAGGAGCAAGCATATAAACAAAGTATTCAAGATAATCGGCGTGGTCAGGCAGAAATCAGATGTCAGACCCCAAGTAACAACAGCAAAATTCGAATGCCCGAGCTGCGGAAATGTGATAAGCGTGCTCCAGCTCGAAACATCATTCAAGGAGCCGACCAGATGCAGCTGCGGAAGAAAAGGAAAATTCATACTCGCTGAGAAAGACCTTGTGGATGCACAGGGGATCGTGCTTGAAGAGGCCCCGGAAATGCTCGAGGGAGGAGCACAGCCCAAGAGGATGAATGTCATACTCAAAGACGACCTGGTGAGCCCGATATCAGACAGGAAAACAAACCCAGGCAACAAGATAATAATAAACGGCATAGTCAAAGAGGTGCCGATAATACTGAGGACCGGCGGGACAAGCACAAGATTCGACCTCATGATAGAAGGAAACTACATCGAGCCGGTGGACGAGGACTTCAGCGACATCCAGATAAGCGAAGAGGAACAGAAAGAGATAAACGACCTCGCACAGGACAAGAACATATTCAAAAGGCTCGCACAAAGCATAGCGCCTTCGATATACGGCCATGAAAAAGTGAAAGAAGCGCTCATACTCCAGCTTTTCGGCGGAGTGAAGAAGACAAGGCCAGACGGGATGGTAACAAGGGGGGACATGCACACGCTACTTGTGGGAGATCCCGGAGCAGGAAAATCACAGCTGCTGAAACTCGTGTCAGCAATAGCACCAAAAGCAAGATGGGTGACAGGCAAAGGGGCGACAGGAGCAGGCCTCACAGCAGCAGTTGTCAAAGACGAATTCCTGAAAGGATGGAGCCTGGAAGCAGGAGCTCTTGTCCTGGCAAACAGGGGATTCTGCATGATAGACGAGCTGGACAAGATGGGGAAAGAGGACAGGAGCGCGATGCACGAAGCCTTGGAGCAGCAGACAGTCACAATCTCAAAGGCTAACATCCAGGCAACACTAAGGGCAGAGACATCAGTCCTTGCAGCCGCAAACCCAAAATTCGGAAGATTCGACCCTTATGGAAACATAGCAGACCAGATAGACCTGCCGATGACACTTGTCAACAGGTTTGACCTCATCTTCCCTATAAGGGATATCCCTGATAAAGAAAGGGATGAGGTAATGGCAAAATTCATACTCATGCTGCACCAGGCAAAAATCACAAAAGAGCCGGAGATATCACCCCACCTTCTCAGAAAATACATCTCATATGCAAGACAGACATGCCGGCCTGAGCTGACTGATGTGGCACTTGAGGAAATCAAGGAATATTATGTGAAGATGAGAAGCTCTGGGATAGAGGAAGGGAGAGTCACAGCAATACCAATCTCTGCAAGACAGCTGGAAGCCCTGGTTAGACTTGCCGAAGCGAGCGCAAAGACAAGGCTGTCTGACAAGGTCACCAAAAAGGACTCAAAGAAAGCGATTGAGCTGGTACACTACTGCCTCAGCCAAATAGGCATAGACCCGGAAACAGGCAAGATAGACATCGACAGGATATCAACAGGTGTGACAGCATCGCAAAGAAGCAAGATCATCACAATCAAAGACATCATCTCTGAACTTGAAGCCAAGCTCGGAAAGAACAACATACACATGGAAGCAATAGTCAAGGAAGCAGGAGAGAAAGGCATAGATGAAGAGACAGTCGAAGAAGTCATCGAGAAGCTCAAAAGAAGCGGGGACATATTCGAGCCACGAAGAGGATTCATACAGAAGATCTGA
- the pcn gene encoding proliferating cell nuclear antigen (pcna), with protein sequence MKLTLAEPKYLKDSISIISDLVNEARFKITPQAIELVAMDPANVAMVIFKLFSSTFTEYAVSGDVELGINLSNLKSILKRCGPSDMLSLEMEDNNKLKIILKGKATRTFSIPIIELDEREQKVPDLKFPISIMTSSDNLNAAIEDVDVVAESVQFICEPGKFVVSAEGDLSKAKIEIPPDDDTKILNETGSTLKAKYSIEYLKKMMAGSKLADKVKVQFNSDYPLRIEYSAIDRVHLAFILAPRVEND encoded by the coding sequence ATGAAATTGACATTGGCTGAACCTAAATATCTTAAGGATAGCATCTCGATCATATCAGATCTGGTGAATGAGGCGCGTTTCAAGATCACACCGCAGGCCATTGAGCTTGTTGCCATGGATCCTGCCAATGTTGCCATGGTGATTTTCAAGCTGTTTTCTTCAACATTCACTGAGTATGCCGTGTCTGGCGATGTTGAGCTCGGCATCAATCTTTCTAATCTCAAGTCCATCCTTAAGAGATGCGGTCCCAGTGACATGCTTTCTCTGGAGATGGAGGATAACAACAAGCTCAAGATAATCTTGAAAGGGAAGGCCACCAGGACTTTCAGCATTCCGATAATTGAGCTCGATGAGCGCGAGCAGAAAGTGCCTGACCTGAAATTCCCGATATCTATCATGACCTCAAGTGATAACCTGAATGCTGCTATCGAGGATGTCGATGTCGTTGCTGAGTCTGTGCAGTTCATCTGCGAGCCTGGGAAGTTTGTTGTTTCTGCAGAAGGTGATCTCTCCAAGGCCAAGATAGAGATACCTCCTGATGATGATACTAAGATCCTGAATGAGACAGGCTCCACTTTGAAGGCCAAGTATTCTATCGAATATCTCAAGAAGATGATGGCTGGCTCCAAATTGGCGGATAAGGTCAAGGTCCAGTTCAATTCAGATTATCCTCTCAGGATAGAGTATAGCGCCATTGACAGGGTCCATCTCGCTTTTATCTTAGCTCCAAGGGTAGAGAATGATTGA
- a CDS encoding ATP-binding protein, translating into MDMMKGQVLSGEFGKIVLRQKSDQSLELGELLVVDSAGSADSAGSAGSAGSKIILQVYDLLYGSQISQQNLELISGLKLDEGADLDFMDPSLRNYLLALAKPVVSITSSKARLVKVLPDFFSGVRAISPGDFTFLTKPENSIFLGKLRSGSKTLDVDIFLPGDKIFSHHVLIPATTGRGKSNLTSCILWDAVDKDYCGILVLDPHDEYYGRTRFGLKDHPQSSKVIYYTARNPPPGARTLKINVEKLKPHHLNGVVFLSDPQHQALNMYYKVYGRKWIEAILLEKPVEGSFMEATLAVVKRIIISLLDISYSEGRFFSGPVFDFNAGESTVPDMIKELSSSNTVIIDTSSFSGSVELLIGSLVASEVFSRYKHFKVTGELDSKPVISVVLEEAPRVLGKDVLERGSNIFSTIAREGRKFKVGLTAITQLPSLIPREILANMNTKIILGLEMAPERQAIIDSASQDLSTDSRNIASLDIGEAIVSSNFARFAMPIKIPDFRDFAKAREKPDIKPPF; encoded by the coding sequence ATGGATATGATGAAAGGCCAGGTATTGTCAGGGGAGTTTGGGAAGATTGTCCTGCGTCAGAAATCTGATCAGTCTCTTGAGCTTGGCGAGCTTCTTGTTGTTGATTCTGCAGGTTCTGCTGACTCTGCCGGTTCTGCAGGTTCTGCTGGCTCTAAGATTATCCTGCAGGTTTATGATCTTCTTTACGGGAGCCAGATATCCCAGCAGAATCTTGAGCTAATCTCTGGCCTTAAATTGGATGAAGGCGCAGATCTTGATTTTATGGATCCGTCATTGAGGAATTATCTTCTTGCTCTTGCCAAGCCTGTTGTGTCGATCACCAGTTCCAAGGCCAGGCTTGTCAAGGTCCTTCCTGATTTTTTTTCAGGTGTGCGTGCCATATCTCCTGGCGATTTCACTTTCTTGACCAAGCCGGAGAACTCGATATTCCTCGGCAAGCTGAGGTCTGGCTCCAAGACTCTTGACGTCGATATTTTTCTTCCGGGGGATAAGATTTTCTCGCATCATGTCCTCATACCAGCTACCACCGGCAGGGGCAAGTCTAATCTGACAAGCTGCATCCTGTGGGATGCAGTCGATAAGGATTACTGCGGCATCCTCGTCCTTGATCCTCACGATGAGTATTATGGCAGGACAAGGTTTGGCCTGAAGGACCACCCCCAATCCAGTAAGGTAATTTATTACACCGCAAGGAATCCTCCTCCTGGCGCAAGGACTCTTAAGATAAATGTCGAGAAGCTGAAGCCCCATCATCTTAATGGTGTTGTTTTCTTGTCTGATCCCCAGCATCAGGCCCTGAATATGTATTACAAGGTCTATGGCAGGAAGTGGATTGAAGCCATACTGCTCGAGAAGCCTGTCGAAGGGAGCTTCATGGAAGCAACTCTTGCTGTGGTCAAGAGGATCATCATTTCATTGCTGGACATCTCTTACAGCGAAGGCAGGTTCTTTTCAGGTCCTGTCTTTGATTTCAATGCCGGCGAGTCTACTGTCCCTGATATGATAAAGGAGCTCTCTTCATCAAACACGGTCATAATTGACACTTCCAGTTTTTCTGGGTCTGTTGAGCTTCTTATCGGTTCTTTGGTGGCATCCGAGGTTTTCTCCAGATATAAGCATTTCAAGGTCACAGGAGAGCTTGACTCGAAACCTGTAATCTCAGTTGTCCTTGAAGAGGCCCCTAGGGTTCTTGGCAAAGATGTTCTTGAGCGTGGCTCCAACATTTTTTCTACTATTGCAAGAGAAGGAAGGAAATTCAAGGTGGGTCTCACTGCGATCACCCAGCTCCCTTCCCTGATCCCGAGAGAGATCCTGGCCAATATGAATACAAAGATAATCTTGGGTCTGGAGATGGCTCCTGAGCGCCAGGCGATAATAGACAGTGCAAGCCAGGATCTGAGCACTGATTCGCGCAACATCGCTTCCTTGGATATCGGCGAGGCCATTGTCAGCTCTAATTTTGCAAGGTTCGCAATGCCAATCAAGATTCCTGATTTCAGGGATTTTGCAAAAGCCCGGGAAAAGCCCGATATCAAGCCTCCGTTTTAG
- a CDS encoding metallophosphoesterase translates to MKFAHLADIHIGSWRDPKMKALGLQSFIYAVDYCIVEAVDFVLISGDIFNTAMPGLDLLKDVTIKLRQLKDKGIPVYIIAGSHDFSVSGKTMLDVLEEAGLWMNVLKGSVDEGKRLKLDFTIDLKTGAKITGMLGKAGTLEKSYYGLLARDHLESEDGFKIFMFHSAINEYMPQDLAMMDSMPLSFLPKRFNYYAAGHVHYVFQKQEPGYGLIAFPGPLFPCNFREMENLGHGSFNIIEKVEQGLKLTRIPVELHESSLLSFDCDRKNPEQVNLLLSGSIPLDCRDRIFLLKFNGRLSSGRISDIRIKEFADSLYAGGAYFVMRSTSALSSPQFEEIRTKASSVEQIEDDVLREHSGSFPMDLSGPETDFSRRMLSILSAERLDGEKASDFEERIDKETRGFLNSLGLLR, encoded by the coding sequence ATGAAATTCGCGCATTTGGCTGATATCCACATAGGCTCTTGGAGGGATCCCAAGATGAAGGCTCTTGGTTTGCAGTCTTTCATCTATGCAGTGGATTATTGCATTGTGGAGGCAGTTGATTTTGTCCTCATCTCAGGGGACATCTTCAATACTGCTATGCCTGGTCTGGATCTGCTGAAGGATGTCACCATCAAGCTCAGGCAGCTGAAGGACAAGGGCATTCCGGTTTATATCATCGCGGGCTCTCATGATTTTTCTGTTTCTGGCAAGACCATGCTTGATGTTCTTGAGGAAGCAGGCCTTTGGATGAATGTTTTGAAAGGCTCAGTGGATGAGGGCAAAAGGCTCAAGCTTGATTTCACCATTGATCTGAAGACCGGTGCAAAGATCACAGGCATGCTCGGCAAGGCCGGAACTCTCGAGAAGTCTTATTATGGGCTTCTTGCAAGGGACCATCTCGAGAGCGAGGATGGCTTCAAGATATTCATGTTCCATTCTGCGATCAATGAGTACATGCCTCAGGATCTGGCGATGATGGATTCAATGCCTCTCTCTTTCCTGCCGAAGCGATTCAATTATTATGCCGCCGGTCATGTCCATTATGTTTTCCAGAAGCAAGAGCCTGGTTATGGCCTGATCGCTTTTCCCGGTCCTTTGTTTCCCTGTAATTTCAGGGAGATGGAGAATCTGGGCCACGGCAGTTTCAATATCATCGAGAAGGTTGAGCAGGGCCTGAAGCTCACAAGGATCCCTGTCGAGCTCCACGAGTCATCTCTCCTGAGTTTTGATTGTGACAGGAAGAATCCTGAGCAGGTCAATCTCTTGCTTTCAGGCAGCATCCCTCTTGATTGCAGGGACAGGATTTTTCTGCTCAAGTTCAATGGTAGATTGTCTTCTGGCAGGATATCTGATATAAGGATTAAGGAATTTGCTGATTCTCTTTATGCTGGTGGGGCTTATTTTGTAATGCGCAGCACTTCTGCTCTCTCTTCTCCTCAGTTTGAGGAGATAAGGACCAAGGCCTCATCTGTTGAGCAGATAGAGGATGATGTCCTCAGGGAGCATTCGGGCAGTTTCCCAATGGATCTGTCCGGGCCCGAAACTGATTTCTCCAGGAGGATGCTTTCTATCCTTTCTGCTGAGAGGCTTGATGGCGAGAAGGCTTCTGATTTTGAGGAAAGGATCGACAAGGAGACTAGGGGATTTCTTAATTCATTAGGTCTTTTGAGATGA
- a CDS encoding TATA-box-binding protein, which produces MSEEKNDIKVVNIVVSTSLEHDIPLEKMAATLSNTEYNPEQFPGLVIRIKEPKTSALIFSSGKIVCTGARSMEKVEESIKKIIKSLEKIDVKITITPKINIQNIVASGSVGMDLNLNKLAMKLENTEYEPEQFPGLVYKLAEAKATFLLFSNGKVVCTGTKSEAEVHEALKKLKENLKAIK; this is translated from the coding sequence ATGAGTGAAGAAAAAAATGACATAAAAGTCGTGAACATTGTCGTGTCAACTTCTCTTGAACATGATATACCATTGGAAAAGATGGCAGCAACACTGTCGAACACAGAATACAATCCTGAGCAGTTCCCCGGACTTGTGATAAGGATAAAGGAACCGAAGACATCAGCACTGATCTTCAGCTCAGGAAAAATCGTGTGCACTGGGGCGCGATCAATGGAGAAAGTCGAGGAGAGCATCAAGAAGATAATCAAGAGCCTTGAGAAGATCGATGTCAAGATCACAATCACGCCAAAGATAAACATACAGAACATAGTGGCATCGGGAAGCGTTGGAATGGACCTCAACCTGAACAAGCTGGCGATGAAACTCGAGAACACCGAGTATGAACCTGAGCAGTTCCCGGGACTTGTCTACAAGCTCGCAGAAGCAAAGGCGACATTCCTCCTGTTCTCAAACGGGAAGGTAGTATGCACAGGGACAAAAAGCGAAGCAGAGGTCCATGAGGCACTGAAAAAGCTGAAAGAGAATCTCAAAGCCATAAAATAA